One stretch of Oceanimonas pelagia DNA includes these proteins:
- a CDS encoding 5-oxoprolinase subunit PxpA yields MAKLLLNADMGESFGPWTMGQDEAVMPFVDLANVACGFHAADPDTMRRTVALAASHGVKVGAHPAYPDLVGFGRRSLACSPAEVENMVLYQLGALHAICRAEGTRVHYVKPHGALYNDMMKNQATLAAIMRAVAAFDASLPLMLMATVNPQPAQELADQHGVTLWFEAFADRAYDAAGFLVPRSQPGAVHHAPEVIVEQARRIAAGEPLTAIDGSPLVLAAHTLCVHGDNPESIAAVAAIRRMLDGPA; encoded by the coding sequence ATGGCCAAATTACTGCTGAACGCCGACATGGGAGAAAGCTTCGGCCCCTGGACCATGGGGCAGGACGAGGCGGTCATGCCCTTTGTGGACCTGGCCAACGTGGCCTGCGGCTTTCACGCCGCCGACCCCGACACCATGCGCCGCACCGTGGCACTGGCGGCGTCTCACGGGGTAAAAGTGGGAGCGCACCCCGCCTACCCGGATCTGGTGGGCTTTGGCCGCCGCTCCCTGGCCTGCTCGCCCGCCGAAGTGGAAAACATGGTGCTCTACCAGCTGGGCGCACTGCATGCCATATGCCGGGCCGAAGGCACGCGGGTGCACTACGTTAAGCCCCACGGCGCCCTCTATAACGACATGATGAAAAACCAGGCCACCCTGGCGGCCATTATGCGCGCCGTGGCCGCTTTTGATGCCAGCCTGCCGCTGATGCTGATGGCCACCGTCAATCCGCAGCCGGCGCAGGAACTGGCCGACCAGCATGGCGTGACCCTGTGGTTTGAGGCCTTTGCCGATCGCGCCTACGACGCCGCCGGCTTTCTGGTGCCCCGCAGCCAGCCCGGCGCCGTACATCATGCTCCCGAAGTCATTGTCGAGCAGGCCCGGCGCATTGCCGCTGGTGAGCCGCTCACCGCCATCGACGGCAGCCCGCTGGTGTTGGCCGCCCACACCCTATGTGTGCACGGCGACAATCCCGAGTCCATTGCCGCCGTGGCCGCCATTCGCCGCATGCTGGATGGCCCGGCATGA
- the pxpB gene encoding 5-oxoprolinase subunit PxpB, whose translation MNPRLENAGFDAWLVRLFDDIDEASMNWIAALVQACEQAFGKQLVELVPSYTTLLVQFDPLTLDHAEAGRLLQQLLAKLEPLEDNTQHEVKTLPVWYHPSVGPDLARLAQHTGLSTQQIIELHSGHTYRVFALGFAPGFAFMGTLPEQLETPRLASPRSTVPAGSVALAGRQTAAYPRTTPGGWNLLGRTPARLFDPASQNLSLLRVGDRVRFEPVSKAEFERLGGDTSPMEAP comes from the coding sequence ATGAACCCCAGGCTGGAAAACGCCGGCTTCGATGCCTGGCTGGTGCGGCTGTTCGACGATATCGACGAAGCCAGCATGAACTGGATTGCCGCCCTGGTGCAGGCCTGTGAGCAGGCCTTTGGCAAGCAGCTGGTGGAGCTGGTGCCCTCCTACACCACACTGCTGGTGCAGTTTGACCCGCTCACCCTGGATCACGCCGAGGCCGGTCGCTTGCTGCAACAATTGCTGGCAAAGCTGGAGCCGCTGGAAGACAACACTCAGCACGAAGTGAAAACCCTGCCGGTGTGGTATCACCCCAGCGTGGGGCCGGATCTGGCCCGGCTGGCACAGCATACCGGCCTGAGCACACAGCAAATCATTGAACTGCACAGCGGCCACACCTACCGGGTGTTTGCCCTGGGGTTTGCCCCCGGGTTTGCCTTTATGGGCACCCTGCCCGAGCAACTTGAAACGCCCCGGCTGGCAAGCCCGCGCTCAACAGTGCCTGCCGGCAGCGTGGCCCTGGCCGGCCGCCAGACCGCCGCCTACCCCCGCACCACCCCCGGCGGCTGGAACCTGCTGGGGCGTACTCCGGCCAGGCTGTTTGACCCCGCCAGCCAAAACCTGAGCCTGCTGCGGGTGGGCGATCGCGTGCGCTTTGAGCCGGTGAGCAAGGCCGAATTTGAACGGCTGGGGGGCGATACCAGCCCCATGGAGGCGCCATGA
- a CDS encoding biotin-dependent carboxyltransferase family protein, whose translation MSLLIEKPGPLSTLQDAGRFGVRHLGVAQGGPADLHAWAWANWLVGNGWGATALEITLGGLTLTAQQPCRLALCGADMQARVNGRPLPHWQSFTLEPGETLALGMARSGVRAYLAVAGGFQAEPVLDSTACVVRDGLGGHKGDGSPLAAGDELRFDRATQNAGSNRSLPERERRGYQDDPVLALIPGAQFRHFEDHSLIEALSRPWTVDPQSDRMGIRLKGSLLQCNMETLVSEGLTLGAVQVPPDGQPIVLLNDRQTIGGYPRLGTLSPLSCAQLAQCRPGQALRLLTTTASEAQREYRKFRAQF comes from the coding sequence ATGAGTCTGCTGATTGAAAAGCCCGGCCCCCTCAGCACCCTGCAGGATGCCGGCCGTTTTGGTGTGCGCCATCTGGGGGTGGCCCAGGGCGGACCGGCAGACCTGCACGCCTGGGCCTGGGCCAACTGGCTGGTGGGCAATGGCTGGGGCGCCACCGCGCTGGAAATCACCCTTGGGGGGCTCACACTTACCGCACAGCAGCCCTGCCGGCTGGCGCTCTGTGGTGCCGATATGCAGGCGCGGGTGAATGGCCGGCCCCTGCCCCACTGGCAATCGTTTACCCTGGAACCCGGTGAGACCCTTGCCCTGGGCATGGCCCGCAGCGGGGTTCGCGCCTATCTGGCGGTGGCCGGCGGTTTTCAGGCCGAGCCCGTGCTGGACAGCACCGCCTGCGTGGTGCGGGATGGCCTGGGCGGCCACAAGGGCGACGGCAGCCCGCTGGCGGCCGGTGACGAGCTGAGGTTTGACAGGGCCACGCAGAATGCTGGCTCAAACCGTTCCCTGCCCGAGAGGGAAAGGCGGGGTTACCAGGACGATCCGGTGCTGGCACTGATCCCCGGCGCCCAGTTCCGTCATTTCGAGGATCACAGCCTGATCGAGGCGCTGAGCCGCCCGTGGACCGTGGATCCTCAATCGGATCGCATGGGGATCCGGCTGAAAGGATCCTTGTTGCAGTGCAACATGGAAACGCTTGTCTCGGAAGGCCTCACCCTGGGCGCAGTACAGGTGCCCCCGGACGGCCAGCCCATCGTGCTGCTGAACGACCGCCAGACCATTGGCGGTTATCCGCGCCTCGGTACCCTCTCGCCCCTGTCCTGCGCTCAGCTGGCCCAGTGCCGCCCGGGCCAGGCACTGCGGCTGCTCACCACCACCGCCAGTGAGGCGCAGCGGGAGTACCGGAAGTTCAGAGCGCAGTTCTAA
- a CDS encoding NAD(P)-binding domain-containing protein yields MSKQKIAILGAGPSGLAQLRAFEAARKAGVQDLPEIVCFEKQSDIGGMWNYTWRTGLDKNGEPVHGSMYRYLWSNGPKECLEFADYSFDEHFGRAIPSYPPRAVLKDYIMGRIDKQAISNYIRFECPVRWVSHDDATGKFTVTVMNHKTGLQESDEFDYVVVATGHFSTPNMPYFEGVEQFPGRVLHAHDFRDALEFKDKNVLLVGASYSAEDIGSQCYKYGAKSVTISYRSSPLGFDWPEGMEERPLLAHFDGNTGYFADGSSKAFDAIIMCTGYLFHFPFLPDALRLKTHNCLYPDNLYKGIFFQNNPKMIYLGMQDQYFTFNMFDAQAWYARDVILGKIALPDADERRQDMDRWLQRHEQLGGCCDAIDFQASYIRDLLGPTDYPEFKVEEQAALLKEWQQDKQAGIMSFREKCYRSTVTGTMATRLPASWLEIKDDSLESFMSLDFIENKSFDKVD; encoded by the coding sequence GTGAGCAAGCAAAAAATCGCGATTTTGGGCGCCGGTCCCAGTGGTCTGGCACAGTTGAGAGCGTTTGAAGCAGCTCGCAAGGCAGGCGTTCAGGATCTGCCGGAAATCGTTTGTTTTGAAAAGCAAAGTGACATCGGTGGCATGTGGAATTACACATGGCGCACGGGTTTAGATAAAAATGGCGAGCCAGTTCATGGCAGCATGTATCGGTATTTGTGGTCCAACGGCCCGAAAGAGTGTCTGGAATTTGCCGACTACTCCTTTGACGAGCATTTCGGCCGGGCCATTCCTTCCTATCCGCCGCGTGCCGTGCTGAAAGACTACATCATGGGTCGTATCGACAAGCAGGCCATTTCTAACTACATCCGTTTTGAATGCCCGGTGCGCTGGGTAAGCCATGACGACGCCACCGGCAAGTTCACCGTCACCGTGATGAACCACAAGACCGGCCTGCAGGAAAGCGACGAGTTTGACTATGTGGTGGTGGCCACCGGTCATTTCTCTACCCCCAACATGCCCTACTTTGAAGGGGTGGAGCAGTTCCCGGGCCGGGTACTGCATGCCCATGACTTCCGCGACGCGCTGGAATTCAAGGACAAAAACGTGCTGCTGGTGGGCGCCAGCTATTCCGCGGAAGACATCGGCTCCCAGTGCTACAAGTACGGCGCCAAATCGGTGACCATCAGCTATCGCAGCAGCCCGCTGGGCTTTGACTGGCCCGAGGGCATGGAAGAGCGGCCGCTGCTGGCCCACTTCGACGGTAACACCGGCTATTTTGCCGACGGCTCCAGCAAGGCGTTCGACGCCATCATCATGTGCACCGGCTATCTGTTCCACTTCCCGTTCCTGCCGGATGCACTGCGGCTCAAGACTCACAACTGCCTGTATCCGGACAACCTGTACAAGGGCATTTTCTTCCAGAACAACCCGAAGATGATTTATCTGGGCATGCAGGATCAGTATTTCACCTTCAACATGTTCGACGCCCAGGCCTGGTATGCCCGCGATGTGATCCTCGGCAAGATTGCCCTGCCGGATGCGGATGAGCGCCGGCAAGACATGGATCGCTGGCTGCAACGCCACGAGCAGCTGGGTGGCTGCTGCGACGCCATCGACTTCCAGGCCAGCTACATTCGCGATCTGCTCGGGCCCACCGATTATCCCGAATTCAAGGTGGAAGAGCAGGCGGCGTTGCTGAAGGAATGGCAGCAGGACAAACAGGCCGGCATCATGAGCTTCCGCGAGAAGTGTTACCGCTCCACCGTAACCGGTACCATGGCCACCCGCCTGCCGGCCAGCTGGCTGGAGATCAAGGATGACTCGCTGGAAAGCTTTATGTCCCTCGACTTTATCGAGAACAAAAGCTTCGACAAGGTTGATTGA
- the thiE gene encoding thiamine phosphate synthase, whose product MNPYRLYLVTDDRQPIGTLQTVVAEAVAGGVTLVQVREKHGDVRAFIERAEAVQEVLKGTGVPLIINDRVDVALAVNADGVHLGQSDMPAAHARRLLGPERLLGLSVETEQQLFESELLPVDYLGLSAIFATPTKTDLNRHWGIDGLRQALKYSSRPIVAIGGIHAGNLPEVAQTGVHGVALVSAICRAPCPRSAAQALGRLMG is encoded by the coding sequence ATGAACCCCTATCGTTTATATCTGGTGACCGACGACCGCCAGCCCATTGGAACCCTGCAAACAGTGGTCGCCGAAGCGGTCGCCGGTGGCGTGACCCTGGTGCAGGTACGGGAAAAACACGGCGACGTGCGCGCCTTTATTGAACGGGCCGAGGCGGTGCAGGAGGTACTTAAAGGCACCGGTGTGCCGCTGATCATCAACGACCGGGTGGATGTGGCGCTGGCGGTGAACGCCGACGGAGTGCACCTGGGCCAGTCCGACATGCCCGCCGCCCATGCCCGCCGCCTGTTGGGCCCGGAGCGGCTGCTGGGACTGTCGGTGGAAACCGAACAACAACTGTTCGAGTCCGAATTATTGCCGGTGGACTACCTGGGTCTGAGTGCGATTTTTGCCACCCCCACCAAAACCGATCTGAACAGGCACTGGGGTATCGACGGCCTGCGGCAGGCGCTGAAGTACAGTTCTCGGCCCATTGTTGCCATTGGCGGCATTCATGCCGGCAATCTGCCCGAAGTAGCGCAAACCGGTGTGCACGGCGTGGCCCTGGTATCGGCCATTTGCCGTGCGCCCTGTCCGCGTTCGGCGGCTCAGGCACTCGGCCGGTTGATGGGGTGA
- the thiM gene encoding hydroxyethylthiazole kinase: MNTKQIITALKAVRVQKPLVLNITNFVVMNNSANGLLALGASPIMAHSRDELAELVPLVGAVVINIGTLDSRWIERMVMAVDLANRHGKPVVLDPVGCGASSLRTHTSRRLASQAERLIIRANASEIIALAGEQAGVQAQGRGVDALDGTEAALAAGHYLAGHYGASVVISGETDIIIHESSEIRLHNGHPMMPFVTGTGCTLSALTGAFAAVGEGSGVAATAVMGVAGEVAAENSPGPGSLQLNLLDALYRLDADTLDRRLKIKVNTP, translated from the coding sequence ATGAACACTAAACAGATCATTACCGCACTCAAGGCGGTGCGGGTGCAAAAGCCGCTGGTGCTGAACATCACCAATTTTGTGGTGATGAACAACAGCGCCAATGGCCTGCTGGCGCTGGGGGCGTCACCGATCATGGCTCACTCCCGGGACGAGCTGGCGGAGCTGGTACCGCTGGTGGGGGCTGTGGTCATCAATATCGGCACCCTCGACAGCCGCTGGATTGAGCGCATGGTCATGGCGGTAGATCTGGCCAACCGGCACGGCAAGCCGGTGGTGCTGGATCCGGTGGGCTGTGGGGCCAGCAGCCTGCGCACTCACACCTCGCGCCGGCTGGCGAGTCAGGCAGAGCGGCTGATTATTCGTGCCAATGCCTCCGAGATCATTGCCCTGGCCGGCGAGCAGGCCGGCGTTCAGGCACAGGGGCGGGGTGTGGATGCGCTCGACGGCACCGAGGCGGCGCTGGCAGCGGGGCATTACCTGGCCGGCCATTACGGGGCCAGTGTGGTGATCTCCGGTGAAACCGACATCATTATTCATGAAAGTAGCGAAATTCGCCTGCACAATGGCCACCCCATGATGCCCTTCGTTACCGGCACGGGTTGCACCCTGTCGGCGCTTACCGGCGCCTTTGCCGCCGTGGGCGAGGGGTCGGGAGTGGCCGCCACGGCGGTGATGGGGGTAGCCGGTGAGGTGGCCGCAGAGAACTCTCCCGGCCCCGGCAGTCTGCAGCTGAACCTGCTCGATGCCCTTTACCGGCTGGATGCTGATACCCTGGACCGCCGCCTGAAAATAAAGGTGAACACCCCATGA
- a CDS encoding HPP family protein, with product MRNSENGLARFMERYSALVAGVGAMLCITTLAGLEGLHASGLWLMAPFGATMVILFGLPDSPLAQPRNIFFGHLLTTLVGLIVLNSLGVEPWSLGLAVGLAVSLMLLTHTTHPPAGANPLIVMLSGQDWSFLWSPVALGAVIIILGGLAFHRATGRRYPARW from the coding sequence ATGAGAAACAGTGAGAATGGTCTGGCACGGTTTATGGAGCGTTATTCGGCGCTGGTGGCGGGGGTGGGGGCCATGTTGTGCATTACCACTCTGGCCGGGCTGGAGGGGTTACACGCGTCAGGGTTGTGGCTGATGGCACCGTTTGGTGCAACCATGGTGATTTTGTTTGGCCTGCCCGACAGTCCGCTGGCCCAGCCCCGGAACATTTTTTTTGGCCACCTGCTCACCACCCTGGTGGGGCTGATTGTGCTGAACAGCCTCGGCGTAGAGCCCTGGTCACTGGGGCTGGCGGTGGGACTGGCGGTCAGCCTGATGCTGCTGACCCACACCACCCATCCGCCGGCCGGGGCCAATCCGCTGATCGTGATGCTGAGCGGTCAGGACTGGAGCTTTCTGTGGTCGCCGGTGGCGCTGGGGGCCGTCATTATCATCCTGGGTGGCCTGGCCTTTCATCGTGCCACCGGCCGGCGTTATCCCGCGCGCTGGTAA
- a CDS encoding TetR/AcrR family transcriptional regulator, producing the protein MDKRQQLVTTAFDLFYRQGIHAVGINQILQESGVAKKTLYHHFSGKEALVAAVIAHRDRVFLEWLQERLEQSGPGPKGVIEALFSALDDWINDRESRLAPFHGCFFINTCAEYGDPEHELHRQCAQHKAAVTGMLTSCLMKAGLKETAAAQLACTLSLLKEGAIVQAQVLGDKQAALQARALALSLVG; encoded by the coding sequence ATGGATAAACGCCAACAGCTGGTGACCACCGCCTTTGATCTGTTCTACCGCCAGGGCATTCATGCCGTGGGCATCAATCAGATACTGCAGGAGTCGGGGGTGGCCAAAAAAACCCTGTATCACCATTTTTCCGGCAAGGAAGCGCTGGTGGCGGCGGTGATCGCTCATCGGGATAGGGTATTTCTGGAGTGGCTGCAAGAGCGGCTGGAACAAAGTGGCCCCGGCCCGAAGGGCGTGATAGAGGCGCTGTTCTCGGCACTGGATGACTGGATCAACGACCGTGAAAGCAGGCTGGCCCCGTTCCACGGCTGTTTTTTTATCAATACCTGCGCCGAATATGGCGACCCAGAGCATGAACTGCACCGGCAGTGTGCGCAACACAAGGCGGCGGTCACGGGAATGCTGACATCCTGTTTAATGAAGGCGGGCTTGAAGGAGACGGCCGCCGCACAGCTTGCCTGCACCCTGAGCCTGCTGAAGGAGGGCGCCATTGTGCAGGCGCAGGTGCTGGGCGACAAACAGGCCGCCCTTCAGGCCAGAGCGCTTGCCCTGAGCTTGGTAGGCTAG
- a CDS encoding TM2 domain-containing protein: protein MNNTHSKVIGYILWIFGFMGAHRFYYGRPVSGTIYFFTLGLFFIGWIVDLFLIPSLDRAADERYATGPKDYSISWILMTFLGFFGLHRLYLGKWVTAIIWFLTGGLFLIGYLYDYCTLNAQIDEVNRRSRRFG from the coding sequence ATGAATAACACGCACAGCAAGGTGATTGGCTATATATTGTGGATCTTCGGGTTCATGGGCGCCCACCGTTTCTATTATGGTCGTCCCGTCAGTGGCACCATCTACTTCTTTACTCTTGGGCTGTTCTTTATCGGCTGGATTGTGGATCTGTTTCTTATTCCGTCTTTGGATCGGGCTGCCGATGAGCGTTACGCCACCGGCCCCAAGGACTACAGCATCAGCTGGATACTGATGACCTTCCTCGGCTTCTTCGGTTTGCACCGGCTCTATCTGGGCAAGTGGGTTACCGCCATTATCTGGTTCCTGACCGGCGGCCTGTTCCTGATTGGCTATCTCTACGACTACTGCACCCTTAACGCCCAGATCGACGAGGTTAACCGCCGCTCCCGGCGCTTTGGCTGA
- the thiH gene encoding 2-iminoacetate synthase ThiH has protein sequence MSFFDVWSSMDWDDIKMTIYSKRAADVERALARPKRDLNDFMALISPAAEPYLEQMAQQSYRLTRQRFGNTVGFYIPLYLSNLCANDCTYCGFSMSNRLKRKTLNAEEIEQECLAIKAMGFDTVLLVTGEHEGKVGLDYFKQMLPIVKRHFSYVMMEVQPLSQQEYAELRQYGLDSVMVYQETYQHLTYDEHHIRGKKKDFRWRLETPDRLGKAGIDKIGLGALFGLEDWRTDSFYTAAHLRYLQKHYWKTRYSVSFPRLRPCTGGLQPKSIMTDRQLVQLICAYRLLDGELELSLSTREAREFRDKVIPLGITSISAGSKTQPGGYVENVKEELEQFEIDDDRSPAEVARAIAATGLQPVWKDWDNSYSASR, from the coding sequence ATGAGCTTCTTCGATGTCTGGTCATCCATGGACTGGGATGACATCAAAATGACCATCTACAGCAAGCGCGCCGCCGATGTGGAGCGGGCGCTGGCCAGGCCAAAGCGGGATCTGAACGACTTTATGGCGCTTATCTCGCCGGCGGCCGAGCCCTATCTCGAGCAGATGGCCCAGCAGTCCTACCGGCTGACCCGGCAGCGCTTCGGCAATACCGTGGGTTTTTATATTCCCCTGTATCTGTCCAACCTGTGCGCCAACGACTGCACCTATTGCGGCTTTTCCATGAGCAACCGGCTCAAGCGCAAGACCCTGAACGCCGAAGAGATCGAGCAGGAATGCCTGGCGATCAAGGCCATGGGTTTCGACACCGTGCTGCTGGTCACCGGCGAGCACGAGGGCAAGGTGGGGCTCGACTACTTCAAGCAAATGCTGCCCATCGTAAAGCGCCACTTCAGCTATGTGATGATGGAAGTGCAGCCGCTGTCTCAGCAAGAATACGCCGAGCTGCGCCAGTACGGCCTCGACAGCGTCATGGTGTATCAGGAAACCTACCAGCACCTGACCTACGACGAGCACCATATTCGCGGCAAGAAAAAGGACTTCCGCTGGCGGCTGGAAACCCCGGATCGGCTGGGCAAGGCCGGCATCGACAAGATTGGCCTGGGCGCCCTGTTCGGGCTGGAAGACTGGCGCACCGACAGTTTTTACACTGCGGCGCACCTGCGCTACCTGCAGAAGCACTACTGGAAGACCCGTTATTCGGTGTCGTTCCCGCGGCTGAGGCCCTGTACCGGTGGCCTGCAGCCCAAGTCGATCATGACCGACCGCCAGCTGGTGCAGCTGATCTGTGCCTACCGCCTGCTCGACGGCGAGCTGGAGCTGAGCCTGTCCACCCGGGAAGCCCGGGAGTTCCGCGATAAGGTGATCCCGCTCGGCATCACCAGTATCAGCGCCGGCTCCAAAACCCAGCCCGGCGGCTATGTGGAGAACGTCAAGGAAGAGCTGGAGCAGTTCGAAATCGACGACGACCGCAGCCCCGCCGAGGTGGCCAGGGCCATTGCCGCCACCGGCCTGCAGCCGGTGTGGAAAGACTGGGACAACAGCTACTCTGCAAGCCGCTGA
- a CDS encoding thiazole synthase encodes MSLTIADKTFESRLFTGTGKFANGRLMQDALAASGSQLVTMALKRVDLKNHSDDILPPLLELGVNLLPNTSGAKDADEALFAARLAREALGTHWLKLEIHPDPKYLLPDPIETLRAAERLVKEGFIVLPYCGADPVLCKRLEEVGCAAVMPLGAPIGSNKGLVTHDFLEIIIEQSTVPVVVDAGIGAPSHAAYAMELGADAVLVNTAIAVAGDPVAMGDAFRRAVIAGRMGYEAGLAGQSQQAQASSPLTAFLETL; translated from the coding sequence ATGAGTCTGACCATTGCCGATAAAACCTTTGAATCCCGCCTGTTCACCGGCACCGGCAAGTTTGCCAACGGCAGACTGATGCAGGACGCCCTGGCCGCCTCCGGTTCCCAGCTGGTGACCATGGCGCTGAAGCGGGTGGATCTGAAAAACCACAGCGACGACATTCTGCCGCCGCTGTTGGAGCTGGGGGTGAACCTGCTGCCCAATACCTCCGGCGCCAAGGATGCCGACGAAGCCCTGTTTGCCGCCCGGCTGGCCCGGGAAGCCCTGGGCACCCACTGGCTCAAGCTGGAAATTCACCCGGATCCCAAGTACCTGCTGCCCGACCCTATTGAAACCCTCAGGGCCGCCGAGCGGCTGGTGAAGGAAGGTTTTATCGTGCTGCCCTACTGCGGTGCCGATCCGGTGCTGTGCAAGCGGCTGGAAGAGGTGGGCTGTGCTGCTGTGATGCCCCTGGGTGCACCCATCGGCTCCAACAAGGGCCTGGTGACCCATGATTTTCTGGAAATCATCATTGAGCAGAGCACGGTGCCGGTGGTGGTGGATGCCGGCATCGGAGCTCCCAGCCACGCCGCCTACGCCATGGAGCTGGGCGCCGATGCCGTGCTGGTGAACACCGCCATTGCCGTGGCCGGCGATCCCGTGGCTATGGGTGATGCCTTCCGCCGGGCAGTGATCGCCGGGCGCATGGGCTATGAAGCCGGTCTCGCCGGACAAAGCCAGCAGGCCCAGGCATCCAGCCCGCTGACTGCCTTCCTGGAGACCTTATGA
- the thiS gene encoding sulfur carrier protein ThiS has protein sequence MHIILNDEQHPLTEGTTLAQLLAELEQDKPGVAVALNREVVARSQWAERRLEPNDNITLFHAIAGG, from the coding sequence ATGCACATTATTCTCAACGACGAACAACATCCCCTGACCGAGGGAACCACCCTGGCGCAACTGCTGGCCGAGCTGGAGCAGGACAAGCCCGGGGTGGCGGTGGCGCTCAACCGCGAAGTGGTGGCGCGCAGCCAGTGGGCCGAGCGCCGGCTCGAACCCAACGACAACATTACCCTGTTCCACGCCATTGCCGGAGGCTGA
- a CDS encoding HesA/MoeB/ThiF family protein has translation MLSDSEFMRYSRHLLLEEVGEEGQLKLKNASVLIVGLGGLGSPASQYLAAAGVGTLWLADFDQIEVSNLQRQTLYDVDSLKMAKAEVAREKLQKLNPEVELVAVNQKMDEHSLAGFVAEADLVLDCTDNMTVRQALNATCYAQGKPLLVGAAIRFEGQLLALDPSRDHGCYRCLYGPEMEERLTCSNAGVIGPVVGTIGLLQALEAIKFLTGTGTVPWGELKLFDAKAHRWHGLKVPKDPACPVCGPKGS, from the coding sequence ATGCTCAGCGATAGCGAATTCATGCGATACAGCCGGCATCTGCTGCTGGAAGAGGTGGGAGAGGAAGGTCAGCTCAAGCTGAAAAATGCCTCCGTGCTCATCGTCGGCCTAGGCGGGCTGGGCTCGCCGGCGTCCCAGTATCTGGCAGCGGCCGGGGTCGGCACCCTGTGGCTGGCCGACTTCGATCAGATCGAGGTCAGCAACCTGCAGCGCCAGACCCTGTATGACGTCGACAGCCTGAAAATGGCCAAGGCCGAAGTGGCCCGGGAAAAGCTGCAAAAGCTGAACCCGGAAGTCGAGCTGGTGGCGGTCAATCAGAAGATGGACGAGCACAGCCTGGCCGGCTTTGTGGCCGAGGCGGATCTGGTGCTGGACTGCACCGACAACATGACGGTGCGCCAGGCCCTGAACGCCACCTGCTACGCCCAGGGCAAGCCCCTGCTGGTGGGCGCGGCCATTCGCTTTGAAGGCCAGCTGCTGGCGCTGGATCCGTCCCGCGACCATGGATGCTATCGCTGCCTGTATGGCCCGGAAATGGAAGAACGGCTGACCTGCAGCAACGCCGGTGTGATTGGCCCGGTAGTGGGCACCATCGGTCTGCTGCAGGCGCTGGAAGCCATCAAATTTCTAACCGGCACCGGCACCGTGCCCTGGGGTGAGCTCAAGCTGTTTGACGCCAAGGCCCACCGCTGGCACGGCCTGAAGGTGCCGAAGGATCCGGCCTGTCCGGTATGTGGACCCAAGGGGAGCTAA